One region of Deinococcus koreensis genomic DNA includes:
- a CDS encoding glycosidase — translation MTLPGRKRSPVLFHRTDDNPILSAAHWPYPANSVFNAGATRLQDGTTLLLCRVEDFRGLSHLTAARSRDGVSAWQIDPEPTLSPHPDHPEEEWGIEDPRITWLPEEGRYGVLYTAYCRNGPGVALALTEDFRTFERRGLIFPPEDKDAALFPRRFDGQWAAIHRPVTHVSANMNLSYSENLRHFGDTRTILEARQGAWWDANKVGMSAPPIETPEGWLVIYHGVKRTGSGVLYRNGLALFDLERPDQLIRRSDPWCFGPRDLAERVGDVNNVVFPCGTTLQDDGDTLNVYYGQADTSIGLAHASIRQLLAWLRENSSVPEAAPAPTSDAVPAD, via the coding sequence ATGACGCTTCCCGGTCGTAAACGCTCCCCGGTACTGTTCCACCGGACGGACGACAATCCCATCCTCTCGGCCGCCCACTGGCCCTACCCGGCCAACTCGGTCTTCAATGCCGGCGCCACCCGCCTGCAGGACGGCACCACCCTGCTGTTGTGCCGCGTGGAGGACTTCCGGGGCCTCTCGCACCTCACGGCCGCCCGCTCGCGCGACGGGGTGAGTGCGTGGCAGATCGATCCCGAGCCCACCCTGTCGCCCCACCCCGACCACCCTGAGGAAGAGTGGGGCATCGAAGACCCGCGCATCACCTGGCTGCCCGAGGAGGGCCGCTACGGCGTGCTGTACACCGCCTACTGCCGCAACGGCCCCGGCGTGGCCCTGGCGCTGACCGAGGACTTCCGGACGTTCGAACGCCGCGGCCTGATCTTCCCCCCCGAGGACAAGGACGCCGCGCTCTTCCCGCGCCGCTTTGACGGCCAGTGGGCCGCCATCCACCGGCCCGTGACCCATGTCAGCGCCAACATGAACCTCTCGTACAGCGAGAACCTGCGGCACTTCGGCGACACCCGCACCATCCTCGAGGCCCGCCAGGGCGCGTGGTGGGACGCCAACAAGGTCGGCATGTCCGCCCCTCCCATCGAGACGCCCGAAGGCTGGCTGGTGATCTACCACGGCGTCAAGCGCACCGGCAGCGGCGTGCTCTACCGCAACGGTCTGGCACTGTTCGATCTGGAGCGGCCCGACCAGCTGATCCGCCGCTCCGATCCCTGGTGCTTCGGGCCGCGCGACCTGGCCGAGCGGGTGGGCGACGTGAACAACGTGGTCTTCCCCTGCGGCACCACCCTGCAGGACGACGGCGACACCCTGAACGTGTACTACGGTCAGGCGGACACCAGCATCGGTCTGGCGCACGCCAGCATCCGGCAGCTGCTGGCCTGGCTGCGCGAGAACTCGTCGGTGCCGGAAGCCGCGCCGGCCCCCACGTCGGACGCCGTGCCCGCCGACTGA
- a CDS encoding acetamidase/formamidase family protein: protein MTPRISTIHHHHFGWNNALPPQHTAQPGEALEFVIQDASGGQIGPGSTAADVAAFDFARTNPVTGPVYIDGAQPGDVLVVDILDFQEGDWGWTSLIPGFGLLAADFTDPWLHLSRYDRAHVQFTPEIRIPTRPFPGTIGVALAERGLHSVVPPRRVGGNLDIRDLTRGARLYLPVEVEGALFSVGDTHACQGDGEVCGTAVETSMTVQLRFDLRKGMSLPGPQFELPASVQPEAAGGHYATTGIGPDLFLAAQDAIRAMIDHLGREYALSPELAYALCSVAVNLKVSELVDQPNWVVSAYLPTGIFGR from the coding sequence GTGACCCCGCGCATTTCCACCATCCACCACCACCACTTCGGCTGGAACAATGCCCTGCCCCCGCAGCACACCGCCCAGCCGGGCGAGGCGCTGGAGTTCGTGATCCAGGACGCCAGCGGCGGGCAGATCGGGCCCGGCAGCACCGCCGCCGACGTGGCCGCCTTCGACTTCGCGCGCACCAACCCGGTGACCGGCCCGGTCTACATCGACGGCGCCCAGCCCGGCGACGTGCTCGTGGTGGACATCCTCGACTTCCAGGAGGGCGACTGGGGCTGGACGAGCCTGATCCCGGGCTTCGGCCTGCTCGCGGCCGACTTCACCGACCCGTGGCTGCACCTGAGCCGCTACGACCGAGCACACGTGCAGTTCACGCCGGAGATCCGGATCCCCACCCGGCCCTTTCCCGGCACCATCGGCGTGGCGCTGGCGGAACGCGGGCTGCATTCGGTCGTGCCGCCCCGCCGGGTGGGCGGCAACCTCGACATCCGCGACCTGACGCGGGGCGCAAGGCTCTACCTGCCGGTGGAAGTCGAGGGCGCGCTGTTCAGCGTGGGCGACACGCACGCCTGCCAGGGCGACGGCGAGGTCTGTGGCACGGCGGTGGAAACCAGCATGACGGTGCAGCTGCGCTTCGATCTGCGCAAGGGAATGTCTCTTCCGGGGCCGCAGTTCGAGCTGCCTGCCAGCGTCCAGCCTGAAGCGGCGGGCGGCCACTACGCCACCACCGGCATCGGCCCCGACCTCTTCCTGGCCGCGCAGGACGCCATCCGCGCCATGATCGACCACCTGGGGCGGGAGTACGCTCTGAGCCCCGAGCTGGCCTACGCCCTGTGCAGCGTGGCCGTGAACCTGAAAGTCAGCGAACTGGTGGATCAGCCCAACTGGGTGGTGAGCGCCTACCTGCCGACGGGCATCTTCGGGCGCTGA
- a CDS encoding ABC transporter substrate-binding protein — MRRTIPRAVPAALLMSLSLAATQTASAQTPARGGSIVVSYKDDVTTLDPAIGYDYQNWPIEKMVFDGLLDYAPGGTTLQPRLAAKMPTVSKDGLTYTFTLRPGVKFHNGRELVADDVVYTLTRVLDPKTKSPGQSFYTGIKGAQAFVDGKAKTVSGLKASGKYGLSITLEAPNAAFLNIMAMNFAYVVPKEEVAKAGGDFGHKPVGSGPFTLSKWVSGQSLEFKRNPAYFYNSLPYLDGVTIKVGLDPSVAFLSLTRGEVDLLGDGIPPAQFLQVVKDPRYRANILNKTSVNTSYLSLNTQVKPLSDVRVRQAINMAIDKTKLVRIINGRAQVAKTYLPPLMPGYDAGAKGYAFDPAGARKLLAAAGLSKGFDTVLYTNSTDPNPRLAQSIQQDLAAVGIRASIKSQAQSTVIEAAGTKGAAPMVWSGGMAWTQDYPDPSDFYWPILSCRSAVSGGWNWPWYCDKALDARADKADRMVAPGQQAARLNEYKAIFAALDKQAVWVPIYHEVRHVMHSDKLVGTAADLLDPIHFISYERLSVKK; from the coding sequence ATGAGACGAACCATTCCCCGCGCCGTTCCCGCCGCCCTGCTGATGAGCCTTTCCCTGGCCGCCACGCAGACCGCCTCTGCCCAGACCCCGGCCCGTGGCGGCTCCATCGTGGTGTCCTACAAGGACGACGTGACCACGCTCGACCCGGCCATCGGCTACGACTACCAGAACTGGCCCATCGAGAAGATGGTCTTCGACGGCCTGCTGGACTACGCGCCGGGCGGCACCACGCTGCAGCCGCGTCTGGCGGCGAAGATGCCCACGGTGAGCAAAGATGGCCTGACCTACACCTTCACCCTGCGCCCCGGCGTGAAGTTCCACAACGGCCGCGAACTCGTCGCCGACGACGTGGTGTACACGCTGACCCGCGTCCTCGACCCCAAGACCAAGAGCCCGGGGCAGAGCTTCTACACCGGCATCAAGGGCGCGCAGGCCTTCGTGGACGGCAAGGCGAAGACGGTCAGCGGCCTCAAGGCCAGCGGCAAATACGGCCTGAGCATCACCCTGGAGGCGCCCAACGCCGCGTTCCTTAACATCATGGCGATGAACTTCGCCTACGTGGTGCCCAAGGAGGAGGTGGCGAAAGCCGGGGGCGATTTCGGGCACAAGCCCGTGGGCAGCGGGCCGTTTACGCTCAGCAAGTGGGTCAGCGGACAGTCGCTGGAGTTCAAGCGCAACCCCGCGTACTTCTACAACTCGCTCCCCTACCTCGACGGGGTGACCATCAAGGTCGGCCTCGACCCCTCCGTGGCCTTCCTGAGCCTCACGCGCGGCGAGGTCGATCTGCTGGGCGACGGCATTCCGCCCGCGCAGTTCCTGCAGGTCGTGAAAGACCCGCGCTACAGGGCCAATATTCTCAACAAGACGAGCGTGAACACCTCGTACCTGTCCCTGAACACCCAGGTGAAGCCGCTAAGCGACGTGCGGGTGCGTCAGGCCATCAACATGGCCATCGACAAGACCAAGCTGGTGCGGATCATCAACGGCCGCGCGCAGGTCGCCAAGACCTACCTGCCGCCGCTGATGCCGGGTTACGACGCGGGGGCCAAGGGGTACGCCTTCGACCCGGCCGGGGCGCGCAAGCTGCTGGCGGCCGCAGGTCTGTCGAAGGGCTTCGACACCGTGCTGTACACCAACTCCACCGACCCGAACCCGCGCCTCGCGCAGAGCATCCAGCAGGATCTGGCGGCGGTGGGCATCCGCGCCTCCATCAAGAGCCAGGCGCAGAGCACCGTGATCGAGGCGGCAGGTACCAAGGGGGCGGCGCCGATGGTCTGGTCCGGCGGCATGGCCTGGACGCAGGACTACCCCGATCCCAGCGACTTCTACTGGCCCATCCTGAGCTGCCGGAGCGCGGTGAGCGGCGGCTGGAACTGGCCCTGGTACTGCGACAAGGCGCTGGACGCCCGCGCCGACAAGGCCGACCGCATGGTGGCGCCGGGGCAGCAGGCCGCCCGCCTGAACGAGTACAAAGCCATCTTCGCCGCGCTGGACAAGCAGGCGGTCTGGGTGCCGATCTACCACGAGGTGCGCCACGTGATGCATTCGGACAAGCTGGTGGGCACGGCGGCCGATCTGCTCGACCCGATCCACTTCATCTCCTACGAGCGGCTCTCGGTCAAGAAGTGA
- a CDS encoding ABC transporter permease, translated as MLGFALGRLLQALGVLLVASFLTFTLVFLLPADPARMVAGPSASVQTVNSIRRELGLDRPFLAQYAGYLGRLTGLDLGRSYKQNSPVRDLIASRIGPTFQLMLGAIALELLIGLPLGIWAALKRGRWPDTLVMGLAFIGAATPQFWLALSLVYLLAYRFALFPLGGYGGLSHLILPALTLGIGGAGWYARMLRASLLDVLDQDYIRTARAKGQRPAGVLVGHALRNATLPVITMIGLDIGTFMGGVVVVESVFGWPGLGRLVWDAIRVVDIPVIVGVVIFSAAVITLANLLADLVHPFVDPRIRYR; from the coding sequence GTGCTGGGCTTCGCGCTGGGCCGCCTTCTCCAGGCGCTGGGCGTGCTGCTGGTGGCCTCCTTCCTGACCTTCACCCTGGTGTTCCTGCTGCCCGCCGACCCGGCCCGCATGGTGGCGGGGCCCAGCGCCAGTGTGCAGACGGTGAACTCGATCCGCCGCGAGCTGGGGCTGGATCGGCCCTTCCTGGCGCAGTACGCGGGCTACCTGGGCCGCCTGACCGGGCTCGACCTGGGGCGCAGCTACAAGCAGAACTCGCCGGTGCGCGACCTGATCGCCTCGCGGATCGGGCCGACCTTCCAGCTCATGCTGGGGGCGATCGCGCTGGAACTGCTGATCGGCCTTCCCCTCGGTATTTGGGCCGCCCTGAAACGCGGACGCTGGCCCGACACGCTGGTCATGGGGCTGGCCTTCATCGGCGCCGCCACGCCGCAGTTCTGGCTGGCGCTGAGCCTGGTGTACCTGCTGGCCTACCGCTTCGCCCTCTTTCCGCTGGGCGGCTACGGGGGGCTCTCGCACCTGATCCTGCCCGCGCTGACGCTGGGCATCGGGGGAGCCGGCTGGTACGCCCGGATGCTGCGCGCCAGCCTGCTGGACGTCCTCGATCAGGACTACATCCGCACCGCCCGCGCCAAGGGGCAGCGCCCGGCCGGGGTGCTGGTGGGCCACGCCCTGCGCAACGCCACGCTGCCGGTGATCACCATGATCGGGCTGGACATCGGCACCTTCATGGGCGGCGTGGTGGTCGTGGAAAGCGTGTTCGGCTGGCCGGGGCTCGGGCGGCTGGTCTGGGACGCCATCCGGGTGGTCGATATCCCGGTGATCGTGGGCGTGGTGATCTTCAGCGCCGCCGTGATCACGCTCGCCAACCTGCTCGCCGACCTCGTGCACCCCTTCGTCGATCCGCGCATCCGCTACCGCTGA
- a CDS encoding ABC transporter permease yields MTAAAPTSRAARRFRRNRAAWLGLGICLLAILAALLAPWVAPHDPNTQFPDGLSLEGAPRAPDGTYLLGTDLLGRDLLSRIVWGARASLTVGFVANGVAVVLGVLIGALGATLRGWAGTLVMRFTDVMLAFPVLLLAIALTAILTPSLWIVALVIALLNWVPIARVVYGQVLALREREFVEAAHALGATPGWVMWRHLLPHLIPTALVWGSLGVGTTVLLEASLSFLGVGVQPPTPSWGGIINESQSYLTVAPWLVLAPGAAILLTSLGFNLLGEGLRDALDPRGT; encoded by the coding sequence GTGACCGCCGCCGCCCCCACCAGCCGGGCGGCCCGGCGCTTCCGGCGCAACCGCGCGGCGTGGCTGGGGCTGGGCATCTGCCTGCTGGCCATCCTGGCCGCCCTGCTCGCTCCCTGGGTGGCGCCGCACGACCCGAACACGCAGTTCCCCGATGGCCTGTCGCTGGAGGGCGCTCCCCGTGCGCCGGACGGGACGTACCTGCTGGGCACCGACCTGCTGGGCCGCGACCTGCTCTCGCGGATCGTCTGGGGAGCGCGGGCCTCGCTCACGGTGGGCTTCGTGGCGAACGGCGTCGCGGTCGTCCTGGGGGTGCTGATCGGGGCGCTGGGGGCCACCCTGCGCGGCTGGGCGGGCACGCTGGTGATGCGCTTCACGGACGTGATGCTGGCCTTCCCGGTGCTGCTGCTGGCGATCGCGCTGACGGCCATCCTGACGCCCAGCCTGTGGATCGTGGCGCTGGTGATCGCGCTGCTGAACTGGGTGCCCATCGCGCGGGTGGTGTACGGGCAGGTGCTGGCCCTGCGCGAGCGCGAGTTCGTGGAAGCGGCGCACGCGCTGGGCGCGACCCCCGGCTGGGTCATGTGGCGCCACCTGCTGCCCCACCTGATCCCCACCGCGCTGGTGTGGGGCTCCCTGGGCGTGGGCACGACCGTGCTGCTGGAGGCCAGCCTGAGCTTCCTGGGGGTGGGCGTGCAGCCACCGACGCCCAGCTGGGGCGGGATCATCAACGAGTCGCAGAGCTACCTGACGGTGGCGCCCTGGCTGGTGCTGGCGCCCGGCGCGGCCATCCTGCTCACCTCGCTGGGCTTCAACCTGCTGGGCGAGGGCCTGCGCGACGCCCTCGACCCCCGGGGGACGTGA
- a CDS encoding acyl-CoA dehydrogenase family protein, whose product MIDEFAVHELLAPDERLIRESVRAYCDAELLPRVAGWWDSGDLPVRALMKEFGTMGLLGPTTPEEYGGAGASYSAYGAMMYELERVDSGLRSAASVQGSLVMYPIFTYGSEEQKRRWLPGLASGELIGCFGLTEPDGGSDPGAMRTRARVDGDSYVLNGNKMWITNSPEADVAVVWAKDDDAVVRGFIVPTDTPGFSAPKIHRKMSLRASVTGEIVLEDCRIPAANLLPGSQGLKSPLSCLTSARFGIAWGAMGALEAVLQSSLDYAGSRTTFGKPIAARQLVQDKLVRMATDHSLGLLLAWRLGQLKDAGRMNFAQVSYAKRNNVRVALQGARLARELHGGNGITTEYPVIRHMLNLETVDTYEGTHDIHTLIIGRHLTGQGALE is encoded by the coding sequence ATGATCGATGAATTCGCTGTCCACGAGCTGCTGGCTCCCGATGAACGCCTGATCCGCGAGAGCGTGCGCGCCTATTGCGACGCCGAACTGCTGCCCCGGGTGGCCGGCTGGTGGGACAGCGGCGACCTGCCGGTGCGGGCGCTGATGAAGGAGTTTGGCACCATGGGACTGCTCGGCCCAACCACGCCCGAGGAGTACGGGGGCGCGGGCGCATCGTATTCAGCCTACGGCGCCATGATGTACGAGCTCGAACGTGTGGACAGCGGCCTGCGCAGCGCCGCCAGCGTGCAGGGCAGCCTGGTCATGTACCCGATCTTCACGTACGGCAGCGAGGAGCAGAAGCGGCGCTGGCTGCCCGGCCTGGCCAGCGGCGAGCTGATCGGCTGCTTCGGCCTGACCGAGCCCGATGGCGGCTCCGACCCCGGCGCCATGCGGACGCGCGCCCGCGTGGACGGCGACTCCTATGTCCTGAATGGCAACAAGATGTGGATCACCAACAGCCCGGAAGCGGACGTGGCCGTGGTCTGGGCCAAGGACGACGACGCCGTGGTGCGCGGCTTTATCGTGCCCACCGACACGCCGGGCTTCAGCGCCCCGAAAATCCACCGCAAGATGAGCCTGCGGGCCTCGGTCACGGGCGAGATCGTGCTGGAGGATTGCCGCATTCCCGCTGCCAACCTGCTGCCCGGCAGCCAGGGCCTGAAAAGCCCGCTGTCCTGCCTGACCTCGGCACGCTTCGGCATCGCCTGGGGCGCGATGGGCGCGCTGGAAGCCGTGCTGCAGTCCAGCCTGGACTACGCGGGCAGCCGCACCACCTTCGGTAAACCCATCGCCGCCCGGCAGCTCGTGCAGGACAAGCTGGTGAGGATGGCCACCGACCACAGCCTGGGGCTGTTGCTGGCGTGGCGGCTGGGGCAACTCAAGGACGCGGGCCGCATGAATTTCGCGCAGGTCAGCTACGCCAAGCGCAACAACGTGCGGGTCGCGCTACAGGGCGCCCGGCTGGCCCGCGAGCTGCACGGCGGCAACGGCATCACGACCGAGTATCCGGTGATCCGCCACATGCTCAACCTGGAAACCGTGGACACCTACGAGGGCACCCACGACATCCACACCCTGATCATCGGCCGGCACCTGACCGGGCAGGGCGCGCTGGAGTGA
- a CDS encoding asparagine synthase-related protein, with product MKTHFTVSLTPSAPLGPAEALTGQPANFTGTPFPLGPWQVQLDAQGPQEHRRIAPDLVALLRGTLYDRDLDGVLELYRHSGDDFARQLEGSFALLLLDLRSGRVLGLTDRLGSHKLYALHEGGRAWLSTSPATQAFRQRPVSLAGVGSYLVNGYMANGLTPYEGVRSLSPRALHEVRPEGLDSRPYWRPPLEGPTRAIRDADARAELAGLLQRAVQRRVRAAGSRVHLSLSGGYDSRGLLSLLTRTGTQVQTFSYTLNTAAPGSDSGVATRLAAQYGAQHQTLVAYRGDLLSALRLNARWGQGASAYCEEADAWAELEAQAPTDLFTGEQVFEVQPSPLRSSVETLNRVRVSPAGGLHLLTDRLPPPVSQALNAAWTQEYEGVLAQGEQWPPGYPRELGLLLSQYEPYFLLPWREHFGGRSAQIHTPYLDTDVLEFLGRLPARLLADKAILKQTLRQLDPALLQVPLARTQGYEADWRAELMRVTPEQWEPLWAAPSRLDELINPEVIRHLIAALGAPSVQQSAYVSARRVLGRARRTPLARRLFGAPLYRAKTPSLPGLLLSLLTLREVLS from the coding sequence TTGAAGACGCACTTCACGGTGAGCCTGACGCCGTCCGCTCCTCTGGGGCCGGCGGAGGCGCTGACGGGTCAGCCGGCCAACTTCACGGGCACCCCGTTCCCACTCGGGCCCTGGCAGGTGCAGCTGGACGCGCAGGGCCCACAGGAACACCGCCGGATCGCTCCGGATCTGGTGGCCCTGCTGCGGGGCACCCTCTACGACCGCGACCTGGACGGGGTGCTGGAGCTGTACAGGCACTCGGGTGACGACTTCGCCCGCCAGCTTGAGGGCTCCTTCGCGCTGCTGCTGCTCGATCTGCGCTCGGGCCGGGTGCTGGGCCTGACGGATCGGCTCGGCTCGCACAAGCTCTACGCCCTGCATGAGGGTGGCCGGGCCTGGCTCTCCACGTCGCCCGCCACCCAGGCGTTCAGGCAGCGCCCGGTCAGCCTGGCGGGCGTGGGGAGCTACCTCGTCAACGGCTATATGGCCAACGGCCTGACGCCCTACGAGGGTGTCCGTTCCCTGAGTCCCAGGGCCCTCCACGAGGTGCGGCCCGAAGGCCTCGACAGCCGTCCGTACTGGCGCCCCCCCCTGGAGGGGCCCACGCGGGCGATCCGAGACGCCGACGCGAGGGCGGAACTGGCCGGGCTCCTGCAGCGTGCCGTGCAGCGCAGGGTGCGGGCCGCCGGGAGCCGCGTCCACCTCTCGCTGAGCGGCGGCTACGACTCGCGCGGCCTGCTGAGTCTGCTGACCCGGACTGGAACGCAGGTGCAGACCTTCTCCTACACCCTGAATACGGCGGCGCCCGGCAGCGACTCGGGAGTGGCGACCCGGCTGGCCGCGCAGTATGGAGCGCAGCATCAGACCCTGGTCGCCTACCGCGGCGATCTGCTCTCCGCGCTGCGGCTCAATGCCCGGTGGGGTCAGGGCGCCTCCGCATACTGCGAGGAGGCGGACGCCTGGGCGGAACTGGAGGCTCAGGCGCCCACCGATCTGTTCACGGGCGAGCAGGTCTTCGAGGTTCAGCCGAGCCCGCTGCGAAGCAGTGTCGAGACGCTGAACCGCGTGCGCGTGTCTCCCGCCGGGGGCCTGCATCTGCTGACGGATCGGCTGCCCCCTCCGGTCTCACAGGCCCTGAACGCGGCCTGGACGCAGGAGTACGAAGGGGTGCTGGCTCAGGGCGAACAGTGGCCCCCGGGCTATCCCCGAGAACTGGGCCTGCTGCTCAGCCAGTACGAGCCGTACTTCCTGCTGCCGTGGCGGGAACACTTCGGCGGGCGCTCAGCCCAGATCCACACGCCGTACCTCGACACCGACGTCCTGGAGTTCCTGGGGCGCCTGCCCGCGCGGCTGCTCGCCGACAAGGCGATCCTCAAGCAGACCCTGCGGCAGCTCGACCCCGCCCTTCTGCAGGTGCCCCTGGCCCGCACCCAGGGCTACGAGGCCGACTGGCGCGCGGAATTGATGCGGGTGACCCCCGAGCAGTGGGAGCCGCTGTGGGCTGCCCCCAGCCGCCTCGACGAGCTGATCAATCCAGAGGTGATCCGGCACCTGATCGCGGCACTGGGCGCGCCTTCCGTCCAGCAGTCGGCGTACGTCTCGGCCCGCCGGGTGCTGGGCCGCGCGCGCCGCACGCCGCTGGCGCGGCGTCTGTTCGGGGCTCCCCTGTACCGCGCCAAGACCCCGAGCCTGCCCGGGCTGCTGCTGAGCCTCCTGACCCTGCGCGAGGTGCTGTCGTAA
- a CDS encoding AAA family ATPase — protein sequence MLTVNILGHTHITHKGTLVPLSAKAVALITYLTLERLPQHRERLADLLWYTAEARKNLRVELARIRSAGLDIFPRSRQLLYLEHVITDLDVWRSRLSSGMDQPELAHWLSMLRGLPLSGMEDLGSTALQEWVDQQRCTAEEQVEQILSQAHQRFEADNKPWATRIILARAAALGYHLDVEPAEVQPRRTPPPVTVAGAESSLSGLMPATAQMTRPLQASLEQAPDTGETMSDEDERLLEVLERAQRQPQLVVIHGPLGSGKSHLAERVLRRQDWTTVRVRSTRLSRLVIASVAQELSRVADAADSETLRRLLLHPGTLEEDAVKLATLMARLPTPVALVLDHTQSAPVELASLLEFILQSPAAAPRTAILLSRTPPGKSPLCRSLLRRFDHAQCTQIEMNPLTVRGVERILRGREPRGVNLEVRAAELLQRSEGNVLHLLSLLEQPSAHPGALAQRLPTFVREQYAGEIDGWPETLREALGHLSVINGDFDLRVMRAALDSPSPAHTQAILKEALERTVLIEREADRALDFPSLEPLEDLPGSPELYAFRSEGLRVSLAGSLPHDQRQAVRRRLAAALEDYEPGLALYYAERVGQEQNTERLRRAYQSRLAPDSPLLGFPGGEFRDHERRPRPVPAPPRIPEGSPDAQTSLTWQGYTLSRGGSGWLSIVSQGRSGHPRTLRLRLNLPPATDTHSPRLIQLVWRLDMFQGGNDLGPLRAPFALRLHRLGDPEAHVFAPELHRDYLEDGLRHVAHPDLGTGQWMVHRLTLPPAREPHEVLELNVRGLDVALSLGRLEIDGTELLGHGAAAPVMVGQVSSFD from the coding sequence ATGCTGACGGTCAACATTCTCGGTCACACCCACATCACCCATAAGGGCACGCTGGTGCCCCTGTCGGCCAAGGCGGTGGCCCTGATCACCTACCTGACGCTGGAGCGCCTGCCCCAGCACCGGGAACGGCTGGCCGATCTGCTGTGGTACACCGCCGAGGCGCGCAAGAACCTGCGGGTCGAGCTGGCCCGCATCCGCTCGGCGGGCCTGGACATCTTCCCGCGCAGCCGTCAGCTGCTGTATCTGGAGCACGTCATTACCGATCTGGACGTCTGGAGATCGCGCCTGAGCAGCGGGATGGATCAGCCGGAGCTGGCACACTGGCTCTCGATGCTGCGCGGGCTGCCGCTGAGCGGGATGGAGGATCTGGGCAGCACCGCCCTGCAGGAGTGGGTGGATCAGCAGCGCTGCACCGCCGAGGAGCAGGTCGAACAGATCCTCTCCCAGGCCCACCAGCGTTTCGAGGCGGACAACAAACCCTGGGCCACCCGGATCATCCTGGCCCGCGCCGCCGCGCTGGGCTACCACCTGGATGTGGAGCCGGCGGAAGTTCAGCCGCGCCGCACGCCTCCCCCCGTGACCGTCGCGGGAGCAGAGTCTTCCCTCTCTGGCCTGATGCCGGCCACAGCGCAGATGACCCGGCCGCTGCAGGCCAGTCTGGAACAGGCTCCGGACACCGGGGAGACGATGTCCGACGAGGACGAGCGGCTGCTGGAGGTGCTGGAGCGCGCCCAGAGGCAGCCACAGCTGGTGGTGATCCACGGGCCGCTGGGCAGCGGGAAGTCGCACCTGGCCGAGCGCGTGCTACGGCGCCAGGACTGGACGACCGTGCGCGTCCGCAGCACCCGCCTGAGCCGGCTGGTGATCGCCTCGGTCGCGCAGGAACTCTCGCGCGTGGCCGACGCCGCCGATTCCGAGACCCTCCGCCGGCTGCTGCTGCATCCGGGCACCCTGGAGGAGGACGCGGTGAAGCTGGCGACCCTGATGGCCCGGCTGCCGACGCCGGTGGCGCTGGTGCTCGACCACACGCAGAGCGCGCCGGTCGAGCTGGCCTCGCTGCTGGAATTCATCCTGCAGTCGCCGGCGGCGGCCCCCAGGACGGCCATCCTGCTGAGCCGCACCCCGCCGGGCAAGTCGCCCCTGTGCCGCTCGCTGCTGCGGAGATTCGACCACGCGCAGTGCACCCAGATCGAGATGAACCCCCTGACCGTACGGGGCGTCGAGCGCATCCTGCGCGGGCGCGAGCCCCGGGGCGTGAACCTGGAGGTGCGGGCGGCGGAGCTGCTGCAGCGCAGCGAGGGCAACGTGCTGCATCTGCTAAGTCTGCTGGAGCAGCCCTCGGCTCACCCCGGCGCGCTCGCCCAGCGCCTGCCCACCTTCGTCCGGGAACAGTATGCCGGCGAGATCGATGGCTGGCCCGAGACCCTGCGCGAGGCCCTGGGCCACCTGAGCGTGATCAACGGGGATTTCGACCTGCGGGTCATGCGGGCCGCCCTGGACTCCCCGAGCCCGGCGCACACCCAGGCCATTCTCAAGGAGGCGCTGGAGCGCACCGTGCTGATCGAACGCGAAGCTGACCGGGCGCTGGACTTTCCATCGCTGGAGCCGCTGGAAGACCTTCCGGGATCGCCCGAACTGTACGCCTTCCGCTCGGAGGGCCTGCGGGTCTCGCTGGCAGGCAGCCTGCCCCACGATCAGCGGCAGGCCGTGCGCCGCCGGCTGGCCGCCGCGCTGGAGGACTACGAGCCGGGGCTGGCGCTGTACTACGCCGAGCGCGTGGGCCAGGAGCAGAACACCGAGCGGCTGCGGCGCGCCTACCAGTCACGCCTGGCCCCAGACAGCCCGCTGCTGGGTTTTCCAGGGGGCGAGTTCCGGGATCACGAGCGGCGGCCCCGGCCGGTGCCCGCGCCCCCACGCATCCCCGAGGGCTCGCCGGACGCCCAGACCTCGCTCACCTGGCAGGGCTATACGCTCTCGCGCGGGGGGAGCGGCTGGCTCAGCATCGTCAGCCAGGGGCGCTCCGGTCACCCGCGAACCCTGCGGCTGCGCCTGAATCTCCCCCCGGCCACCGACACCCACTCGCCGCGCCTCATCCAGCTGGTCTGGCGGCTGGACATGTTTCAGGGCGGCAACGACCTCGGGCCGCTGCGGGCGCCCTTCGCCCTGCGCCTGCACCGGCTGGGCGACCCGGAGGCCCACGTCTTCGCCCCGGAACTGCACCGTGACTATCTGGAAGACGGCCTGCGGCACGTCGCCCATCCCGACCTCGGTACGGGGCAGTGGATGGTGCATCGCCTGACCCTTCCCCCGGCCCGGGAGCCCCACGAGGTGCTGGAGCTGAATGTCCGCGGCCTGGACGTCGCCCTGAGCCTGGGACGACTGGAGATCGACGGCACCGAACTGCTGGGGCACGGCGCGGCTGCGCCGGTCATGGTGGGCCAGGTCTCCTCGTTCGACTGA